Proteins encoded within one genomic window of Chelatococcus sp. HY11:
- a CDS encoding cupin domain-containing protein, whose amino-acid sequence MVERPHVLRINVDDVPEISATSPGRDGQVHGVSVRMVYGTETGVMIGAREEGYHSKPHHHDCEQFNFILEGELWFFIGKEGFRCKKGDFVRVPRSEVHWVWVRAKGGCTMLETHTPSLTGDAQIKGKATSMIGEAENAQMVPGAENIYIDYPEAEEIERKAFAADPD is encoded by the coding sequence AGCGTCCACATGTTCTCCGCATCAATGTCGATGACGTGCCGGAGATCAGCGCGACATCGCCGGGCCGGGATGGCCAGGTTCACGGAGTGTCCGTCCGCATGGTTTATGGCACCGAGACCGGGGTCATGATCGGCGCGCGTGAGGAGGGCTACCACTCCAAACCCCATCACCATGATTGCGAACAGTTCAACTTCATCCTCGAAGGCGAACTCTGGTTCTTCATCGGCAAGGAAGGCTTCCGTTGCAAGAAGGGCGACTTCGTCCGCGTTCCGCGCAGTGAGGTGCACTGGGTGTGGGTGCGCGCGAAGGGCGGCTGCACGATGCTGGAGACACACACGCCGAGCCTGACCGGCGACGCTCAGATCAAAGGCAAGGCGACAAGCATGATCGGCGAGGCCGAGAATGCACAGATGGTCCCCGGCGCGGAGAACATCTACATCGATTATCCTGAAGCAGAGGAAATCGAGCGCAAGGCATTCGCAGCCGACCCAGACTGA
- a CDS encoding hydantoinase/carbamoylase family amidase, whose translation MAQAAISADRLWQRLMALGEDGALPGGGVDRQALSATEILARRRLIDWGAEAGLKPSTDPAGNLFLTLEGSSTLAPVVTGSHIDSQPTGGLFDGTFGTLAALEAVTTIAEAGMKPERSIVVVAWMNEEGSRFAPGMMGSELFAGVRTLEEVMATRDAEGIRVGDALTKINAAFPEIESRPLGFPVHVYVEPHIEQADSLEQAGAVIGVVTGIQGKKTYEITLCGREAHAGTEPMKQRQDAVKAFAMIASRMHEAMSGDPLVKFTIGRVLVEPNAPSVVPSRLTFRIDLRHPENSVLEQCGRELQAIAEALAAPCSVSIHCMVDAPSNTFDPDLQQAITKAAARHGYKSRPVLSAAGHDARQLASLSRSAMIFIPCRGGVSHHPDEWAEPAHVAAGATVLLDLLLQEAGLPFEQGNVQ comes from the coding sequence ATGGCTCAGGCGGCGATATCCGCGGACCGGCTTTGGCAACGGCTGATGGCACTCGGCGAAGACGGCGCGCTGCCCGGCGGAGGTGTCGATCGCCAAGCGCTTTCGGCGACGGAGATACTGGCCAGGCGACGGCTCATCGATTGGGGTGCGGAGGCGGGCCTCAAACCCTCGACCGATCCGGCTGGAAATCTGTTCCTTACGCTGGAAGGCTCGAGCACATTGGCCCCCGTCGTTACCGGCAGTCATATCGACAGTCAGCCTACCGGCGGTCTCTTCGACGGCACCTTCGGCACACTCGCGGCGCTGGAAGCCGTGACGACAATCGCCGAGGCAGGGATGAAGCCCGAACGGTCGATCGTGGTCGTCGCCTGGATGAATGAAGAGGGAAGCCGCTTCGCGCCAGGTATGATGGGATCGGAGCTGTTCGCGGGCGTGCGCACGCTGGAAGAGGTCATGGCCACGCGCGACGCCGAAGGTATTCGGGTCGGCGATGCGCTCACGAAAATCAACGCCGCTTTTCCCGAGATCGAATCCCGCCCCCTCGGCTTTCCCGTCCACGTCTATGTCGAGCCGCATATCGAGCAGGCCGACAGTCTGGAGCAGGCAGGAGCGGTGATTGGCGTCGTCACCGGAATTCAGGGCAAGAAAACCTATGAGATCACTCTCTGTGGTCGCGAGGCACATGCCGGCACCGAGCCCATGAAGCAGCGGCAGGATGCCGTCAAAGCTTTCGCGATGATCGCTTCGCGTATGCATGAGGCGATGAGCGGCGATCCTTTGGTGAAATTCACGATCGGACGCGTCCTCGTTGAGCCGAACGCGCCTTCGGTCGTGCCTTCAAGGTTGACTTTCCGTATCGATCTGCGCCATCCCGAGAATTCGGTGCTGGAGCAATGCGGTCGGGAGTTGCAGGCAATCGCGGAGGCGTTGGCTGCACCCTGCTCGGTGTCCATCCACTGCATGGTGGATGCGCCTTCCAACACTTTCGACCCCGATTTGCAGCAAGCCATCACGAAGGCCGCTGCCCGGCACGGCTACAAGAGCCGGCCCGTGCTTTCAGCCGCAGGCCATGACGCACGCCAGCTCGCGTCGTTGTCCCGCAGCGCAATGATCTTCATCCCGTGCCGTGGCGGCGTGAGCCATCATCCGGATGAGTGGGCCGAACCTGCGCATGTTGCCGCCGGCGCCACCGTGCTCCTGGACTTGCTCTTACAGGAAGCCGGTCTCCCCTTCGAGCAAGGAAACGTACAATGA
- a CDS encoding pyridoxal phosphate-dependent aminotransferase — protein MTNARTRNRYFDELFSTPDLAWMGQNTNHVPAHPAVVEAMIRSVEAGEFNAYAPPMGFEALRSAIVTDLGTPSGEALVTEGGVNALAMICKARAKPGTTLVTTDPTWKWPCLFAEQAGAEVVQIPIYTPETDFKLTPEALRASVDERCAIIYLVDPNNPLGVRYERSEIEAFAEIARSVGALLIHDCTYRDFADGHTPVLRVAPEGTVVSLSFSKWLGLAGMRIGALVAEPRLVDEFSAASTSVLGASVVAQRAAMAGLSVKSAWMREVRGVDRANKAMIIEAAERAGLCVPIPVSHGNFLVLETVTTGVAPEAIVEAARREGVMIRQGRYHTAAFGDRFIKVSTSVPGDWAERFCEGLPRYIETARTLNDVPALF, from the coding sequence ATGACCAACGCGCGTACGCGAAACCGCTATTTCGATGAACTGTTTTCCACGCCCGATCTGGCGTGGATGGGGCAGAACACAAATCACGTGCCGGCACATCCGGCTGTGGTCGAGGCGATGATCCGCTCCGTCGAGGCTGGAGAATTCAACGCCTATGCACCGCCGATGGGTTTCGAGGCGCTGCGCAGCGCCATCGTCACCGATCTCGGCACGCCGTCCGGCGAGGCGCTTGTAACCGAGGGTGGGGTCAACGCGCTGGCGATGATCTGCAAGGCGCGCGCGAAGCCCGGTACCACGCTGGTGACGACCGATCCGACATGGAAATGGCCATGTCTCTTCGCCGAGCAGGCCGGCGCCGAGGTGGTGCAGATTCCGATCTATACCCCTGAGACGGACTTCAAGCTTACCCCGGAGGCGCTTCGTGCTTCCGTCGATGAGCGCTGCGCGATCATCTACCTCGTCGATCCCAACAATCCCCTCGGGGTTCGCTACGAACGGTCCGAAATCGAGGCCTTCGCCGAGATCGCGCGTTCGGTCGGCGCTCTGCTGATCCATGACTGCACATATCGTGATTTCGCCGATGGTCACACGCCGGTGCTGCGGGTGGCACCGGAGGGCACCGTCGTCTCGCTCAGTTTCTCCAAATGGCTCGGACTGGCGGGCATGCGCATCGGCGCGCTCGTGGCCGAACCGAGGCTGGTCGACGAGTTCTCTGCGGCCTCCACCTCCGTGCTTGGCGCTTCCGTGGTCGCCCAGCGCGCCGCAATGGCGGGGCTGTCTGTCAAATCCGCATGGATGCGGGAGGTGCGCGGCGTTGATCGCGCCAACAAGGCCATGATCATCGAGGCAGCAGAGCGGGCCGGTCTTTGCGTGCCTATCCCGGTATCTCACGGCAATTTCCTTGTGCTGGAGACTGTCACGACCGGCGTCGCTCCAGAGGCTATCGTCGAGGCGGCACGGCGGGAGGGTGTGATGATCCGGCAAGGGCGCTACCACACCGCGGCCTTCGGCGACCGCTTCATAAAGGTCTCGACATCCGTGCCCGGCGACTGGGCCGAGCGCTTCTGCGAAGGCCTGCCGCGCTATATCGAGACGGCGCGCACGCTCAACGACGTTCCGGCCCTTTTCTAG
- a CDS encoding GntR family transcriptional regulator, with amino-acid sequence MNAKTKPRRDKQAEKGVITPDLRVRERQPTRAVELRDRLEQMILDGTLRPGERLDEMELSRQFGLSRTPVREAIKSLFALGLVEARGRQGTHVAELSIPVLIEMFEVMAALEGLCAKLAARRALPAERAAMRAVHDRLAVAYAEGDPAAFYRINQEFHDLLYQAAHTHYIADQAVQLRRRIGAYRMQATYQPGRMYSTLSEHQQIMNAIDAQEPEAAYECARKHVELLGDQLADFISTLSPRS; translated from the coding sequence ATGAATGCTAAGACAAAGCCTCGTCGCGACAAGCAGGCAGAAAAGGGCGTCATCACGCCGGATTTAAGGGTCCGGGAACGCCAGCCTACGCGCGCCGTCGAATTGCGCGACCGGCTGGAGCAGATGATCCTGGATGGAACCCTTCGGCCCGGGGAGCGTCTCGACGAGATGGAACTCTCGCGGCAATTCGGTCTTTCCAGAACACCCGTACGGGAAGCGATTAAGTCCCTGTTTGCTCTTGGCTTGGTCGAGGCGCGAGGCCGTCAGGGAACACATGTCGCGGAGCTTTCGATTCCCGTCCTTATCGAGATGTTCGAGGTAATGGCTGCGCTCGAGGGACTATGTGCCAAGCTGGCGGCCCGTAGAGCCCTCCCTGCCGAGCGTGCAGCGATGCGCGCGGTTCACGACAGGCTGGCCGTGGCTTATGCGGAAGGAGACCCGGCAGCGTTCTATCGGATCAATCAGGAATTTCACGATCTCCTGTATCAGGCCGCGCATACCCACTACATCGCTGATCAGGCCGTGCAGTTGCGCCGCCGAATAGGCGCTTATCGAATGCAGGCCACTTACCAGCCGGGGCGCATGTACAGCACGCTGAGCGAACACCAGCAGATCATGAATGCGATCGACGCGCAGGAACCAGAAGCGGCGTATGAATGTGCGAGAAAGCACGTCGAGCTGCTCGGCGATCAGCTTGCGGATTTCATTTCAACACTGTCGCCGCGATCGTGA
- a CDS encoding alpha/beta hydrolase, whose protein sequence is MYAVAGDGTRLYYETAGEDGTPILFVHEFGGNYDAWEPQMSFFARRHRCITYAARGYAPSEIPADVERYSQALAASDALCVLDALGIERAHVVGLSMGGFATLHFGLNYPGRALSLTVAGAGYGTERETADYFRNTSLKVADNFERDPAGFSKVYALGASRVQFQNKDPRGWAAFAERLSHHSAVGAANTMRGVQCRRPSFWDLEDELKRMMVPTLVMTGDEDDHCLQPSIYLKKTLPAVGLAILPKTGHTLNLEEPALFNSLVADFIAQVEQGAWKVRDPRADPAQVMRTE, encoded by the coding sequence ATGTACGCGGTCGCAGGTGACGGAACCAGGCTTTATTACGAGACGGCCGGAGAGGATGGCACCCCGATTCTCTTCGTACACGAGTTCGGCGGCAATTATGATGCGTGGGAGCCGCAGATGAGCTTCTTCGCGCGGCGCCATCGCTGCATCACCTATGCAGCGCGCGGCTACGCCCCGTCGGAGATTCCGGCCGATGTGGAGAGATACTCGCAGGCGCTCGCCGCTTCGGATGCGCTTTGCGTGCTCGACGCGCTCGGTATCGAGAGGGCCCACGTCGTCGGGCTGTCCATGGGCGGATTTGCGACCTTGCATTTCGGCCTGAACTATCCTGGGCGCGCACTGTCGCTGACCGTCGCGGGTGCCGGATATGGCACCGAGCGGGAGACCGCCGACTATTTCCGCAATACTTCGCTGAAGGTGGCCGACAATTTCGAAAGGGATCCGGCTGGCTTCTCAAAAGTTTACGCGCTCGGTGCGAGCCGCGTGCAGTTCCAGAACAAGGACCCGCGCGGCTGGGCCGCGTTTGCCGAAAGGCTGTCGCACCATTCGGCCGTCGGTGCCGCCAACACGATGCGTGGTGTTCAGTGCCGGCGTCCGTCCTTCTGGGACCTTGAGGACGAGTTGAAGCGGATGATGGTGCCCACTCTGGTGATGACCGGAGACGAGGATGACCATTGTCTTCAACCATCGATCTACCTGAAGAAGACGCTTCCCGCTGTCGGTCTCGCCATCCTGCCGAAGACCGGGCACACGCTGAACCTCGAGGAGCCAGCGCTCTTCAATTCACTGGTCGCCGATTTCATCGCTCAGGTGGAGCAAGGCGCCTGGAAGGTGCGCGATCCGCGCGCTGATCCTGCTCAAGTCATGCGGACGGAGTGA
- a CDS encoding SDR family oxidoreductase has product MELNLTGRTALITGASQGIGHALAKVLAAEGCDLHLAARNRAAMEGLKAELAVYPVKVTVHEADLSTPEAMVALDEACGDFDILMNNAGDIPAGSIEDVTDDSIRRGFDLKVFGYITLSRAFWKRRKGKGGVIINVIGNSGENWDAAYFAGSTGNAALMSFTKALGGRSMDEGIRVIGVNPGPVDTPRMFKIMKRKAIDMLGDESRWEELYDKYPGKRPATAQEIADLCAFLASPKAGYISGTVVTIDGGIAARGSVI; this is encoded by the coding sequence ATGGAACTCAATCTGACGGGACGAACAGCACTCATAACGGGTGCTTCACAGGGCATAGGGCATGCCTTGGCGAAGGTGCTGGCGGCAGAGGGCTGCGATTTGCATCTGGCGGCGCGAAACCGGGCGGCCATGGAAGGCCTCAAGGCGGAACTCGCCGTCTATCCCGTCAAGGTGACTGTCCACGAGGCGGACCTGAGCACGCCGGAGGCAATGGTTGCGCTGGACGAGGCGTGCGGGGATTTCGATATCCTCATGAACAATGCAGGCGATATTCCAGCGGGCTCGATCGAGGACGTGACGGACGACTCCATTCGTCGCGGCTTCGATCTAAAGGTCTTCGGGTACATCACGCTGTCGCGCGCGTTCTGGAAGCGACGCAAGGGGAAGGGTGGCGTCATCATCAATGTGATCGGCAATTCCGGCGAGAACTGGGATGCCGCGTATTTTGCCGGGTCAACCGGCAATGCTGCGCTCATGAGCTTCACCAAGGCGCTCGGCGGACGCAGCATGGATGAGGGTATCCGCGTCATCGGTGTCAATCCGGGGCCGGTCGACACACCGCGCATGTTCAAGATCATGAAGCGTAAGGCGATCGACATGCTGGGTGACGAGTCCCGCTGGGAGGAGCTTTACGACAAGTACCCCGGAAAGCGCCCGGCAACGGCCCAGGAAATTGCGGATCTCTGCGCCTTCCTGGCCTCCCCCAAGGCTGGCTACATCAGTGGTACGGTCGTCACAATTGACGGCGGCATCGCCGCGCGCGGCTCGGTGATCTGA
- a CDS encoding cupin domain-containing protein: MSITNDMAEMPVQLPRDPANAAEARSRYFNSGNAFNIKLPPVPGHIFTDEPAQALALKTTGFINCDQSDKLECAFPATTPLMLARYATVKAGEALDVTLNNTASIWYVITGRADLRVGDEKVVVRKGDVFVLPGGLVSTISASEASVFWAVGNDPQLAFDASEPMTDSKAAVSFVHYPADEIAHQLDVVYGSNANANTSGHALIFSAEKTEAARNITPTMTLSLNTLKPRSEQPPHKHNSAAITLVVNGDPAYSMVADRQCDWSPWATLVTPPAAKHSHHNNGDTRAEFLIVQDGGLYYHARTMGFEYY, translated from the coding sequence ATGAGCATCACGAACGACATGGCCGAAATGCCGGTGCAGTTGCCACGCGATCCTGCGAATGCGGCAGAGGCGCGAAGCCGATACTTCAATTCGGGAAACGCCTTCAACATCAAGCTGCCGCCGGTCCCCGGGCACATCTTCACGGATGAGCCTGCACAAGCATTGGCGCTCAAGACCACCGGCTTCATCAACTGCGATCAATCCGACAAACTGGAATGTGCCTTCCCCGCAACGACACCTCTGATGCTCGCTCGCTACGCCACGGTGAAGGCCGGCGAAGCGCTTGATGTCACGCTGAACAACACGGCCTCAATCTGGTACGTCATCACCGGCCGGGCCGATCTACGCGTGGGCGACGAGAAGGTTGTCGTCCGCAAGGGTGATGTCTTCGTGCTGCCGGGCGGTCTTGTGTCGACAATCAGTGCTAGCGAAGCCAGCGTGTTCTGGGCGGTGGGCAACGACCCTCAACTGGCCTTCGATGCCTCGGAGCCGATGACCGACAGCAAGGCTGCCGTGAGCTTCGTGCACTATCCGGCGGATGAGATCGCGCATCAGCTTGACGTCGTTTACGGCTCCAACGCCAACGCCAACACATCCGGTCACGCATTGATCTTCTCGGCGGAAAAGACGGAAGCCGCCCGCAATATCACGCCGACGATGACGTTGTCGCTCAACACGCTGAAGCCGAGGAGCGAACAGCCACCGCACAAGCACAATTCGGCAGCCATCACCTTGGTCGTCAATGGTGATCCGGCGTATTCGATGGTCGCCGACCGTCAGTGCGACTGGTCGCCTTGGGCCACCCTCGTCACACCGCCCGCCGCCAAGCACAGCCACCACAATAACGGCGACACCCGCGCGGAGTTTTTGATCGTTCAGGACGGAGGGCTCTACTATCACGCTCGCACGATGGGCTTCGAGTACTACTGA